CGACGACTTAAACGATAAATGTATAATATTGATAACTTTTTAGCCTTTGAAGAAAAACCCACGATTGTTTAGAAAAACGCCTTAAGGAAACTAACTAACTGAACAGTTTGTCACAATACCGGCAACGCTACAGTGGcaattcaaataaacttttCCCATGGTAAataaattttcagtgaaatctatACCATTGTCACCCTGGTATAAGTCAcacatttcataatcatatatatctaCAATTTCATAAGATTCCTACATATAAGATTAACTGCCTTAATGTTCCTGGTGACAATTTTCGGATTTGGCAGCCTAAGAATCGAGTTCAGATGTCTTCGAAAATTGactgattttcactacgaATAATTACCCAGTGttttgttgcgccatctggtgagtgCCGGTATCCCATTCTCTGAGCCATTCTAAGGAAATTCTGGAAACGTCACAACTCGCATTATTTCACTTTCATAATTGCGGGTTTTCCTTCAATTTGAGATACAGACAGTTCAGTATAGACAGTCAATTTTCTAATGCAAAAAAATtaactgaatattttcagGAAGGGACTTGTGAACGCGGTGAAGTTTCGTCGATATTCTAGACTAACCACTCGTGGACTGGCAGACAAACGCAGCAGCATCACGATTCATTTGAGTATCAGAACTGTCCCGCTCAGACGAGCGCGCACACAGATTGAAGGCACACCACTGAGATTGGTTGAGAATGACCTACCATCGCTGTTGACTAGATAAACGCGCACACCGTTTAATCTGCTGGTTAATGCACACCACTGATGATCGAAGATTAACGCAAACGCCTGATCAGTTAGTAAACGCTCACTTGGTGTTATCAGTTAGTAAAGGCACACATGCGATCAGTCAGTAAAGGCGCACCTTCAATACCAGGAAACAAAGTTCGAGCGTTTTAGTGAAAATCTATCATAACGGAATTTTCTACGCGTAAATTCTGTGTCGACAGTTTCTTTTTATTGTACTGTACGCCTCGTCACTGCCTTCACAGCAGTGGTAATTAAAGGAATTTTAGATATCGAAAATTTCACTGCAGTTATTAGAATTGTAAGAGGATATTATACCCGGTAAATGTGATGCTTCGAAGCGCGAACTAGGAAACCGGAATAGTCCGAACTAGGAAACCGGAATAGTCCGTTCTATGAGACCAAAATAGTCCGATCTAGAAAAACCGTTGCGGTGCACGGATAGTTCCATTTATACGCCGTATACATGGTAATTACCGTAAGGTATAAAAAGTGTAAATAATTGTTATTACAGTAAGGTGGCGCCGCAATTGACTGTCGTTGTCATACAGCTACACAAACTCGCGTCAGCAATAGGATTACATTATCTATCTATCTTACGTTGAATATGGGATCGTACTAAATTATCCCTCAATGAATCGTTCAACAGACGAAACGACGTAGCGGTATTTCcgtatttgtatatatattttgaatacagtacatttgaacagaaattcGTAAGCGCACCGCCATGACGTCCAATCTGACCGATTTGACAGTGGGCGCTTTAGATCCGGCGCTACACGATCTCTACGGCCAGTATAACTTCAGCGGAGACTACGAACCGGACGCCGTGACCGATTCACCACCGTCTACGCACTACTGGGGCGCGGCGGAATTGAACACTTTTTCTAACTGGTATCGTCATTACCACGGTTTCATAGCCGCTATCGTCTGCGTGTTCGGGATAATCGCTAACGGATTCAACGTGATCATTCTCACTCAGCGGAACATGCAATCGGCTACAAATTTCATCCTGACCGCCCTAGCCGTCTCCGATGGTTTAACAATGGCTGCGTATTTCCCGTTTGCCCTCTATTACTACTGTATCTACGGTCCCGATGCTTCTCCGACCCGAGACACTCAAGGCGCCGCGTACTTTCTACTGTTTTACGTTTTTTGGAGCGTCGTCATGCACAGCATTTCGATATGGCTGACAGTGACCTTGGCGTTGTTTCGTTAcatatttataaaatacccGCCGCGTGGCGCCACTGTATGCAGCATGCAGCGAGCTAAATTGGCCGTATTTCTGACTGTTCTAGCCACCGCTATCGTTCTCATACCAAACTATATCAGTCATAAAGTCGAATGCTTTCCGGCTTCGAACGTGACAAATCGAACCGGTGAAATTCACACGGTTATACTCGCCAAAAAAACTGAAACggaaattatcattttcagcGTTACGTTCTGGGtgacggccatcttggttAAACTGTTACCGTGCGCTATGTTGACTGTGTTGAGTATCTTACTGGTCCGGTGCATGCAGGAAGCGGAAAAACGTCGCATAAAACTACGCAACCAATCAAAACTGATTCAACGTGAGGGCGACGACGATCGTTCGGACCGGAGGACGAACCGGACCACTAGAATGTTACTAGCTGTCGTAGTCCTATTCCTTATATGCGAGCTTCCGCAGGGTTTGCTTAACTTACTAAGCGGCCTGTTACCGACATTTTACGAAGACATTTCGAGTCCTCTCGGTGATCTGTTAGATATATTAGCCCTGTTTAATAACggtatcaatttcattctaTATTGCACCATGAGTAAGCAGTTTAGGGACACGTTCTGCGCCGTTTTCCTCAAACCGGTACAAGTACGTCACAGCGAGAATGGCAGGGGGCGCTTTACGCTTGTGCCGAATAATAACTCGGTTGCTAACACTGCGACAACGATGGTAACGCGTACCTCGGATGTTTGACTACCAGGTGGCGCTACCGGCGTACAACCGGAACCGTGATGGATAAATGCCGCTTTGTGATTGATGGTCGCGTGACGGATAGTTGACCAATCGGGGTTTCTAAAATGTGTTTTGCATGAAACCTCCATGAAATCTGTATTGTGTCTCGTGAAACGAGGTATCAGATCAGtgattgatacatgtatatactagTCAGGTGTGGGAACCTAGAGTCGTTATCTATATCAGCACGAATCATGTGCTTCTTAGCCATAAAAATAAGGAATATTGATATAACTGAAATGTCGCGGTATCTATATTGAAATGAATACTGTACATAAACTTTATTTAATTTGTCCGGTCAAATAACCTTAAGTGGTCAATTGGTCAGTTCATACATTAACGAGCGTCCATGTGGGATCACGTGAGAAGTGGTCAGTTGGTCAGTTCATTAACAGGCGGCTATGTTGGATCATGTTAGGAATGGTCAGTTGATCAGTTCATACATTTACGTAACGGCCATGTTGGATCACACGTGAGATTGCGGTGAGATTACGCGTGACTTTGAAAAATTGGCAGCTGCTCAGCGCCAACCATTTAGCATCCTCTCATCAAAATCCAAAATAGCAGTTTTGAACTGGAGTATGTAATGTAACACTGAATGCTACGGGTGCATGTAGAATGTATTGAAAGAGTGCTTGAgcattttttagttttttttttgtttttgttttgcgAGTCGAGCACTTTAACGAGATATGATGGTTATTGATTGAGTGGTGTTTGCAAGTGTGTTCACGCATGCGCATGGGTTAACAATTAGGAAAATATGTCCACATATAAATATGCAGTAAAGCGATTCCTAGTACGGTGTATTAATCTGACCAAATAATTTGCCAGGGGCTGTTGTTGACACACAAAGTGTCCCGACTAGCCAGAGAGAAACAGTTAATAACAAAGAAGTCTTACAGTTTGAGAACACACAAATTAAACGCCACATATCATCTTACCATATTTACGCACATTTCGCCAGCCATCGAGGTTGTTGCAATTAAATTGTGTCTCCGCGGCAACGAGTATCGATTTTCAATGTCACTCGTTTGCTTTTCAGTTGTTTAATTCTGTCTGCGAGTGTGTGTGTTTTTGCAGTTTTTGACGGATGATTGCGGGTTGAGAAATGTAAGAactctttttcaatttcaaggaGCACCTCAGAGCGTATGTTTTGtaagaaaatgatgttttgtaGGATTTAGAATGGATAGATGATGAGAGAGCCCAGCGCCCCTAACGGATCTTCGATTACCATGAGTATTAAGTCCTATCTTGCTGTCGACGTTTTCACTGATTCGTCAACTGAAATACTGCTAGGTCTATGAACATTTATTCTGTTAGTTTTCGCTGACAGGAATCGCAAACGCTACTGTGGTAATCGAGGATTTCTCCGGGTTCACCCTGAGTTCCCGTGTCTTCAggtttaaattctaaatttcagTTAAAATCGAATGGACGTTTCTCATACGTAAATCAATGATTAACGAGAACTTTTCCAATCATTAAGTACAAAACTGAAATATACTTTGATAATTTATGTATTCGGAAgcctgaaatttcagtttaAAAGCTGATAGACAAATCAATTTAGATGACTATGACCGTGTGCTCGTCAGGCCATCTGGCGGGTTGCCGATGGGGTTAAAATTGCTATTTGTGGTTTTGTTAGCTGTTTAGTGTGGAAAGTGTGGAATATTGGCTTAAGTGTGTAATGTGGAATGTGAGGGTGTGGAAAGTTGTAGTGttgagagagagtgagagttTGTGTTAAAATGATTGAGTATCTGTCGTGAGAATGCGCGCAGTTTATGGAAAATGTGTCCaatagaaattgatttcatttaatGAGATTGATACTtagattgattattgattgaattattgattttttatagATTGggtgaataaattgaattgaattgattgatcGATGTTTGTCGAGTGTTTAGTTCATGTTTTGATCGATAGATAGCGCTGATTGGTGTACGCGGTTTTTTCGAGTGATTGGATTggattgatttgaatgattgCGGTTGATTTTTGTAAGCGCTTGGTTTTGAATGAAAGAAAGGATCAATTGACCATTACACTAGACCAGTCATCTGACCCTTACACCAGACCGGTTAACTGACCCTTGCTCCAGACCGGTTAACTGACCCCTAGACCGGTCAACTAATCCTTACACTAGACTAGTCAACAGACCCTTACACTAGACTGGTCAACTGACCGCTACACTAGACCAGTCAACTAATCCTTATAGTATACTAGTCAACTGACCCTTAAACACTAGACTGGTCAACTGACCCTTAAACACTAGACTGGTCAACTGACCCTTACACCAGACCAGTCAACAGACCCTTACACTAGACTGGTCAACTGACCGCTACACTAGACCAGTCAACTGATCCTTATAATATACTAGTCAACTGACCCTTAAACACTAGACTGGTCAACTGACCCTTAAACACTAGACTGGTCAACTGACCCTTACACCAGACCAGTCAACTGACCCTTACACCAGACCAGTCAACTGACCCTTACACTAGACTGGTCAACTGACCCTTTCACCATACCAGTCAACTGACCCTTACACTAGACTAGTCAACAGACCCGCATATTAGACTGGTCAACTGACCCTTTCACTGGAGTGATTAACTGAACGTCTCCAATACATTGGACTGGTCAACTTTCTCTCTCCGCGATCaactgaatttaaataatggttcgtctaatatgaaataacttGTTGGAGTCAGAATGAATGAAAAGGCGATTAACGTCGTCTTTCCTATCgatgaattgttttataaaatcaaaataacatTATTGAAACGATGTTTTTTGTCCCAAAGGAAATGAAACATGAACTGATCGACGGAATCTTCGAGACATTGTTCCCGcgtatattatattatatgtatCTGGTGCGATACACTTGGTCAGTGTTTTGTTCGTTAAACTGAATATTCTGTAAACATATCGATAAACGATGCTATTAACTTCGTGAAGCTGTTCACTGTCCGCAACAGGCGCGATTTATATCAGAATAATTGCTTTCATTTGTTTAGAGAGTATAGCGAAACTAAAATCACAAGACTTGAGTCTTTAGAACTCAAATGGTTTTATACGGGCACGACTGTACAACTGGCTCCAGGTTTCAGCGGTACGATCGGGCGACAGTCTTACAGTCGTGGTTTTTGTAGCTACAGAACTGACACGGTCTTGTTCGTGTACCGgcgccagttccacagtcatggCTAGATttcagaccagtctaaagCCGTTGCCAATCCGTAGCCGATCTATCAGATTAAGACCAGGCCTAGGATTTGAGACAACGTTAGGTCTTTAGTTACGACTGTTCAACTAAAACCTCGGCTCTGGTGTTCAATTGTTCTTGTTGGATCGTTAAGTTATTCAATAGATGAAGTATA
This Tubulanus polymorphus chromosome 7, tnTubPoly1.2, whole genome shotgun sequence DNA region includes the following protein-coding sequences:
- the LOC141909179 gene encoding G-protein coupled receptor dmsr-1-like, with protein sequence MTSNLTDLTVGALDPALHDLYGQYNFSGDYEPDAVTDSPPSTHYWGAAELNTFSNWYRHYHGFIAAIVCVFGIIANGFNVIILTQRNMQSATNFILTALAVSDGLTMAAYFPFALYYYCIYGPDASPTRDTQGAAYFLLFYVFWSVVMHSISIWLTVTLALFRYIFIKYPPRGATVCSMQRAKLAVFLTVLATAIVLIPNYISHKVECFPASNVTNRTGEIHTVILAKKTETEIIIFSVTFWVTAILVKLLPCAMLTVLSILLVRCMQEAEKRRIKLRNQSKLIQREGDDDRSDRRTNRTTRMLLAVVVLFLICELPQGLLNLLSGLLPTFYEDISSPLGDLLDILALFNNGINFILYCTMSKQFRDTFCAVFLKPVQVRHSENGRGRFTLVPNNNSVANTATTMVTRTSDV